Proteins encoded within one genomic window of Oncorhynchus keta strain PuntledgeMale-10-30-2019 chromosome 12, Oket_V2, whole genome shotgun sequence:
- the styxl1 gene encoding serine/threonine/tyrosine-interacting-like protein 1, protein MAGTTFCEASELYNILNQYTRLSRLAEFNFLCLIDARAKGQYNASHIITARNAKWDSKGKLIMPVGVEVESMRYIVVYDSSTSSLQGSAEAIECAEALTKSSHYPVQILKGGYQRFSAFYPFFRTQKILYTIKELESLRPYPVELLPGQLYMGNYKQAINPHVLKDLKLSALVNVSEDSCHMFEKGNHTILNINVSDSVEADLYSSFERICVFIASRLNTGSAVLIFSSHGISRCSAAAMAFLLHHLKYTLGEVWEHVLQCKTNMRPNRGFVQQLSDWELHTLGRRITDIAEPRY, encoded by the exons ATGGCTGGAACAACCTTTTGTGAGGCGTCTGAGCTTTACAACATTCTCAACCAGTACACTCGGCTGTCCAGATTGGCAGAGTTCAACTTCCTGTGTTTGATTG ATGCCCGTGCTAAAGGACAGTACAATGCCAGCCATATCATTACTGCCAGAAATGCAAAATGG GACTCTAAAGGCAAACTCATTATGCCTGTAGGCGTGGAGGTGGAGAGTATGAGGTATATTGTGGTTTATGACAGCAGCACCAGTTCTTTACAAGGTTCAG ctgAGGCTATTGAGTGCGCTGAGGCCCTGACAAAATCAAGCCACTATCCTGTCCAGATTCTGAAAGGAGGCTATCAGAGGTTCTCAGCCTTTTATCCTTTCTTCAGGACACAGAAAATCCTTTACACCATAAAG GAATTGGAGAGCTTGAGGCCTTATCCAGTGGAGCTCTTGCCAGGTCAACTCTACATGGGCAATTACAAGCAGGCCATCAATCCCCATGTCCTAAAAGATCTGAAACTGAGCGCCCTTGTCAATGTCTCCGAAGACAGTTGTCACAT GTTTGAAAAAGGAAACCACACCATCCTTAACATCAATGTGTCAGATTCAGTGGAGGCTGATCTATACTCCAGTTTTGAGAGGATTTGTGTTTTTATTG CCTCTCGTCTCAACACTGGATCTGCAGTTTTGATCTTTTCAAGTCATGGAATAAGCCGCTGTAGTGCTGCGGCCATGGCTTTTCTTTTGCACCACTTGAAATATACACTGGGG GAGGTCTGGGAGCATGTCCTGCAATGTAAAACGAACATGAGGCCAAACCGAGGGTTTGTACAACAGCTGTCAGACTGGGAGCTGCACACACTGGGTAGAAGAATCACTGATATTGCAGAGCCCCGCTATTGA
- the LOC118391071 gene encoding proline-rich protein 11-like, with translation MAEMQREMGALHSALQAVAPVWTLSLLSHHHHHLFLLHPTLSCNPTSLKKRVASNTQQEKQDILVAVMLRDLQDVKLRKVIVSSVKSKRTPGKMHASLVTVADLQNVRLKQSHCQLPPKLLKRLSFGRSPGGTPLFDKENMETGTGLTPIMTQALRRKFQSALPRGLSPKAKNLNESFDQN, from the exons ATGGCTGAGATGCAGAGGGAGATGGGTGCCTTGCATTCTGCTCTTCAG GCTGTGGCTCCAGTGTGGACCCTCTCCCTGctctcacaccaccaccaccacctcttcctcctACATCCAACACTTTCCTGCAATCCTACATCCCTAAAAAAAAGAGTGGCTTCCAATACTCAACAG GAGAAGCAGGACATACTGGTGGCCGTGATGCTCAGGGATTTACAGGATGTTAAACTGAGAAAGGTTATTGTCAGCAGTGTGAAATCAAAG AGAACTCCAGGGAAGATGCATGCCTCTCTGGTCACTGTGGCAGACCTGCAGAATGTCCGTCTGAAACAATCCCACTGCCAACTGCCCCCTAAACTTCTCAAACGCCTTAGCTTTGGCAG GAGTCCTGGTGGCACTCCTCTGTTTGATAAGGAGAATATGGAGACGGGCACTGGCCTCACCCCCATCATGACTCAGGCCCTGCGACGCAAGTTCCAG AGTGCCTTACCACGAGGACTGTCTCCAAAGGCAAAGAATCTCAACGAAAGCTTTGATCAAAACTGA
- the LOC118391070 gene encoding nonsense-mediated mRNA decay factor SMG8-like has translation MALPVSVGALLESEVIEDPLYKDEGLCVLGIFGKTAMLPGSPKEFLINTLADKHIYPLFGLDETDNHNSGSLIHAYYSQENRVLYLVLNSVCDNRQLLWTCESLSTGVGHSEAHEFWKGADKQHCLALLYLFSLCHVLLLVHPTCCFDVTYDRLFRALDALRQKVLPLLRAAIKDSTISKEWKVNCRPCPPRLLFVFQMNGALRSYGGNGSDPSGGNADKPKKHSPRRRLQHALEDQIYRIFRKSRVLTNQSSNCLFTVPANQAFVYVVPGPEEDPVAAVLGQLRSNCALRENDTSTSVSGPRRYQQMRHSARQPSFNVESSSLSGGQLVDCNLKEFLWQHVELVLTKKGFDDSVGRNPQPSHFELPTYSKWAQVAYRLHQVMIANTEEETAELAVKVQSQLKFLEGFLDADAKFSENRCQKALPLAHSAYQSNLPHNYTTTVHKNQLTQALRVYSQHARGVAFQRYALQLHEDCYKFWSNGHQLCEERSLTDQHCVHKFHLLPQPDEKPEMDRNPPILNHNSRGRSTSSCNCGRKQAPREDPFDIQAANYDFYQMFEEKCCGKLERIDFPVFQPSTPDPAPACEEAPRPTEVAAPVPVPPSEPGSGQSEGERLKESIPASHPVSHTPGESTSLSLALSLGHSTDSLGPYGDGGGGEGQEKRHSLVDRQASTVEYLPGMLHSGCSKGLLPKFSSWSLVKLGPAKTYNPHTGLEQPGFLPGSSFLLPWDVVIRSRSEEEVGLTEPLDGGPSSWPAPNKTVAGKRGSAGGLGRGRRRDDVARAFVGFEYEDSRGRRFLSSGPDKVVKVLGPGGAKEPATRALNTDMPLYIPSPAQGRGIKTHYAQLARLYIVVPDAPLEITLNPQVQPGPPPCPVFHPERTELVLPFDGLWVLRFPYSYVTDRGPCYPPKENQPLASYKVLRGILRASPLPPQ, from the exons ATGGCGTTGCCCGTGAGTGTGGGAGCGCTTCTAGAATCAGAAGTAATAGAGGATCCATTATACAAAGATGAAGGTCTCTGTGTACTTGGTATATTCGGTAAGACTGCAATGCTACCCGGATCACCGAAAGAGTTTCTAATCAACACGCTCGCGGACAAGCACATATATCCACTATTTGGACTGGATGAGACAGACAACCACAACAGTGGAAGCTTGATTCATGCGTATTACAGCCAAGAAAACCGCGTATTGTATCTGGTGCTTAATTCAGTTTGTGACAACCGACAGCTTTTGTGGACGTGTGAGTCTTTGAGTACGGGCGTCGGACACTCGGAGGCGCACGAATTCTGGAAAGGAGCGGATAAACAGCATTGCTTAGCATTGCTTTACCTATTCTCGTTGTGCCATGTCCTGCTACTGGTCCATCCTACATGCTGTTTTGATGTCACCTATGACCGATTGTTCCGTGCTCTGGATGCACTTCGCCAGAAAGTTCTGCCACTACTACGTGCTGCAATCAAGGATTCCACCATATCCAAAGAATGGAAGGTGAACTGCCGGCCCTGTCCTCCTCGCCTGCTATTCGTATTCCAGATGAATGGAGCCTTGCGAAGCTATGGTGGAAATGGTTCAGACCCTTCTGGGGGAAATGCTGATAAGCCCAAGAAACACTCGCCAAGGAGACGCCTCCAGCATGCATTGGAAGACCAGATATATCGCATTTTCCGGAAAAGTCGGGTCCTCACCAACCAGAGCAGTAATTGCTTATTCACTGTCCCTGCTAACCAAGCGTTTGTTTACGTGGTGCCTGGGCCAGAGGAGGACCCAGTGGCAGCCGTGCTAGGGCAGCTGCGCTCCAACTGTGCCCTGAGGGAAAATGACACCAGCACCTCTGTGTCTGGACCCAGGCGCTACCAACAAATGCGTCACTCTGCAAGACAACCATCCTTCAATGTAGAAAGCAGCAGCCTCTCAGGGGGGCAACTAGTAGACTGTAATTTGAAGGAGTTCCTTTGGCAGCATGTCGAACTGGTGTTGACCAAGAAAGGCTTTGATGACAGCGTTGGTCGCAATCCGCAGCCTTCTCATTTTGAGCTGCCAACCTACTCCAAATGGGCACAAGTGGCCTACAGGCTGCATCAGGTCATGATAGCCAACACAGAGGAGGAAACTGCAGAGCTGGCCGTCAAAGTGCAGAGTCAGCTTAAGTTTTTGGAAGGTTTCCTGGACGCAGATGCCAAGTTCTCTGAGAACCGCTGCCAGAAAGCCCTGCCACTGGCACATAGTGCCTACCAGTCTAACCTTCCCCATAACTATACCACCACTGTGCATAAAAACCAACTGACACAAGCACTTCGGGTCTACAGCCAGCATGCACGCGGTGTAGCTTTTCAGCGCTATGCCTTGCAGTTGCATGAGGACTGCTACAAGTTCTGGAGTAATGGGCATCAGTTATGTGAAGAGCGCAGTCTGACAGACCAACACTGTGTGCACAAGTTTCACCTGCTGCCTCAGCCAG ATGAGAAGCCAGAGATGGACCGCAACCCGCCCATCCTCAACCACAACAGCAGGGGGCGTTCCACTAGCTCGTGTAACTGTGGCCGGAAGCAAGCCCCTCGTGAGGACCCCTTTGACATCCAAGCTGCCAACTACGACTTCTACCAA ATGTTTGAGGAGAAATGCTGCGGGAAGCTGGAGAGGATCGACTTTCCTGTTTTCCAGCCAAGCACCCCAGACCCAGCCCCGGCCTGTGAAGAAGCACCCAGACCCACTGAGGTGgctgccccagtcccagtcccaccGTCAGAGCCTGGGTCAGGGCAATCAGAGGgggagaggctaaaggagagcaTCCCAGCATCCCACCCAGTGTCCCACACCCCCGGAGAGAGCACCAGCCTCAGCCTGGCCCTCAGCCTGGGCCATTCCACTGACAGCCTAGGGCCTTATGGAGATGGAGGGGGCGGTGAGGGCCAGGAGAAGAGGCACAGCCTGGTGGATCGCCAGGCCTCCACTGTGGAGTACCTTCCAGGCATGCTCCACTCAGGCTGCTCCAAAGGTCTGCTGCCTAAGTTCTCCAGCTGGTCGCTGGTCAAGCTTGGCCCTGCTAAGACCTACAACCCCCACACTGGCCTGGAGCAGCCAGGCTTCCTGCCTGGCTCCTCCTTCCTCCTGCCCTGGGACGTGGTGATTCGCTCCCGCTCTGAAGAGGAGGTGGGCTTAACTGAGCCCTTGGATGGGGGACCCTCCTCCTGGCCGGCCCCCAACAAAACCGTGGCGGGGAAGCGAGGGAGTGCAGGGGGCCTTGGTCGGGGACGCAGGCGGGATGACGTGGCCCGGGCCTTTGTGGGCTTTGAGTACGAGGACAGTAGGGGCCGGCGTTTCCTCAGCTCAGGACCTGATAAAGTGGTGAAAGTGCTGGGGCCTGGAGGGGCCAAAGAGCCAGCCACCAGGGCCCTGAACACAGACATGCCCCTGTACATTCCCTCTCCAGCCCAGGGGCGTGGCATAAAGACCCACTACGCCCAGCTGGCGCGCCTCTACATTGTGGTCCCTGACGCCCCCTTGGAGATAACACTCAACCCACAG GTCCAACCCGGCCCCCCTCCATGTCCAGTGTTCCACCCCGAGCGGACAGAGCTGGTGCTGCCCTTCGATGGCCTGTGGGTCCTACGTTTCCCCTATTCCTATGTCACAGACCGTGGCCCATGCTACCCACCTAAAGAGAACCAGCCCCTGGCCAGCTACAAGGTCCTCAGAGGCATCCTGCGTGCCAGCCCTCTTCCTCCACAGTAA